The nucleotide window TATAAGAAAGATATAACCTATTCTTATCGTATTCATTTGATCTCCTCCTCAAGGTGTTGTGTTCCCGTACCACCCCAATCTGGGCCGCTACAACATGAACTTCAACGTGGCCACGCAGGCCTGCCTGGACCAGGATGCCGAGGTCGCCTCCCCTGAGCAGATGCATGAGGCCTGGAAGGGAGGTCTGGACTGGTGCAATGCTGGCTGGCTGAGCGATGGCACAGTGCAGTACCCCATCAACACTCCCAGAGAGCTTTGTGGTGGCGTCAACAATGGTCCCGGCATTAGAACCTATGGCCGCCGCAACAAAACAGTCAACTATTACGACGTATTCTGCTACACTTCTGCAATCAAGGGTGAGGATTTATTTGTTTAGGTTCGGTGCTTCCACCAAGAAACACGTTGACTTTGCAAAATATATGCATACAacaaaaattgaaaatattcaaattatcCATCAAGAATAGAGTGAgatcttcagcctcttgatttgtgtctctgtcaccAGGGCGTTTCTATTGGCTGGTGCAGCCCGACAGGCTGACCTTCGATGAGGCCGTGCAGGCGTGTGTGGATGACGGCGCAGAGATCGCCAAGGTCGGACACATTTACGCCGCATGGAAGCTCGAGGGCTACGACCGCTGCGATGCTGGCTGGCTGGCCGACGGAAGCGTCCGCTACCCCATCTCCAGGCCACGCAAGAACTGCAGCCCCGACGAGGCTGCGGTGCGGCTCCTTGGGTTCCCAGACAAGAGCCAGAAGTCTCACGGGGTCTACTGCTTCAAGGCCGAGCAGTGAGGGGGTAGACAGGAGTAGGGAAGCCATAACCACCAAAGAGcagcaacaaccacaacaaTTAAAATCAACAATAAAGCAGATAAGCTTTGGATTTTAACTAGCATGAACTCAATACCTTTCTGAAGCTGtgataacattttttaattcctaaaaaaaaaatactattgATCCAATATTTTAAAgccattccttttttttttaactgtaactCTGGATTCATTAATTTTACAGACATTCCGGTAAAGAGCAACAGAGTTCATGTACGATTGATGTGACAGAGACAAGAACTTAATGATCTTGAAA belongs to Hippoglossus stenolepis isolate QCI-W04-F060 chromosome 9, HSTE1.2, whole genome shotgun sequence and includes:
- the LOC118115468 gene encoding hyaluronan and proteoglycan link protein 1 — encoded protein: MMSLLCITIIALTLAGSAYSQVTIPPFQLTVKVYAELGANVTLPCRLFSNGPSFGNVGMRVKWTKVAEDEALNEDVLLSMGFHKKSYGSFEGRVFLEEIEENDASLTINDMSMEDTGKYRCEVINGMVDIQQEVSLEVLIGLIEGVVFPYHPNLGRYNMNFNVATQACLDQDAEVASPEQMHEAWKGGLDWCNAGWLSDGTVQYPINTPRELCGGVNNGPGIRTYGRRNKTVNYYDVFCYTSAIKGRFYWLVQPDRLTFDEAVQACVDDGAEIAKVGHIYAAWKLEGYDRCDAGWLADGSVRYPISRPRKNCSPDEAAVRLLGFPDKSQKSHGVYCFKAEQ